A window from Jannaschia sp. S6380 encodes these proteins:
- a CDS encoding DUF2125 domain-containing protein has translation MPKHAISGATALLLTTAIAHAEVDARTIWTDWQEVSARFGGALTAASEDYSNGTLTLTDMMATTTMDGAESRIEYGTVRLVEGEDGTVTIELPESLEMTTTNTVGEVTQTQDLAVRYQDLEIVVSEEEGVRVYDAEAESMTMTTAVAPEDGSGGAELVVTMSGIDSTYRSGTDGDDGALEQTLAADGLELRLAVEDEGGAPVAITSTLEGITGTFDGNLGEMPDLPVTSMAQWNMTYQGGLRHDGGTFRMDGEGPQGPFSVDGTSDTGNLDFSLTEDSMGYRLGAEDVAMTVQAPGFPVPIRIAVAESETGFTLPFGEPGTEKPFGMTLAYRDLVIDDALWALFDPTGQLPRDPATLVVELAGTATPSVDIFGDPEAMATLQGPPGTLDSLTIERILLDLVGATLRGSGELAFPTPDPSQPVGTIELSLDGGFALIDKLVALGFVPAEQAAFVKGMAGAVAKPVGDDQLETVIEFTEGGGISANGLPLQ, from the coding sequence ATGCCGAAACATGCCATCTCCGGGGCAACGGCCCTTTTGCTGACGACCGCCATCGCCCATGCCGAGGTCGACGCCCGCACGATCTGGACGGACTGGCAGGAGGTCTCCGCCCGTTTCGGAGGGGCGTTGACGGCGGCGTCCGAGGACTATTCGAACGGCACCCTGACGCTGACGGACATGATGGCGACCACCACGATGGATGGGGCGGAAAGTCGCATCGAATACGGCACCGTGCGCCTCGTGGAGGGCGAGGACGGAACGGTGACGATCGAGTTGCCCGAAAGCCTCGAGATGACGACAACCAACACCGTGGGCGAGGTCACGCAGACGCAGGATCTGGCGGTGAGATACCAGGACCTGGAGATCGTCGTGTCCGAGGAGGAGGGCGTGCGCGTCTATGACGCGGAGGCGGAGTCGATGACGATGACCACCGCGGTCGCACCCGAGGACGGATCGGGGGGAGCCGAGCTGGTCGTCACGATGAGCGGGATCGACTCGACCTATCGCTCGGGCACGGACGGCGATGACGGCGCGTTGGAGCAGACCCTGGCGGCGGATGGCCTGGAGCTGAGGCTGGCGGTGGAAGACGAGGGTGGCGCTCCGGTGGCGATCACCTCCACGCTCGAAGGGATCACCGGCACTTTCGACGGCAACCTGGGCGAGATGCCCGACTTGCCGGTCACGTCCATGGCGCAGTGGAACATGACCTATCAGGGCGGACTGCGGCACGATGGCGGCACCTTCCGGATGGACGGCGAAGGCCCGCAGGGTCCGTTCTCCGTCGACGGCACGTCCGATACCGGGAACCTCGATTTCTCGCTGACCGAGGACAGCATGGGTTACCGTCTCGGGGCCGAGGACGTGGCGATGACGGTTCAGGCCCCCGGCTTTCCGGTTCCCATCCGGATCGCGGTGGCGGAGTCCGAGACCGGCTTCACCCTGCCCTTCGGCGAACCCGGCACCGAGAAGCCGTTCGGCATGACGCTGGCCTATCGGGACCTCGTCATCGACGACGCGCTCTGGGCGCTGTTCGATCCCACGGGCCAGCTGCCGCGCGATCCGGCGACGCTCGTGGTGGAGCTTGCCGGGACGGCCACGCCCAGTGTCGACATCTTCGGCGACCCCGAGGCGATGGCCACGCTCCAAGGCCCTCCGGGCACCCTGGATTCGCTGACGATCGAACGGATCCTGCTCGACCTGGTCGGCGCGACGCTCCGGGGTTCGGGCGAATTGGCCTTTCCCACGCCCGATCCGTCGCAACCCGTGGGCACGATCGAGCTTTCGCTCGACGGCGGCTTCGCGCTGATCGACAAGCTGGTCGCACTGGGCTTCGTGCCCGCCGAACAGGCGGCCTTCGTCAAGGGCATGGCCGGCGCCGTGGCCAAACCCGTGGGCGACGACCAACTCGAGACGGTGATCGAGTTCACCGAAGGCGGCGGCATCAGCGCGAACGGCTTGCCCCTGCAGTGA
- a CDS encoding SDR family oxidoreductase has protein sequence MTDLTGKTILITGASRGIGAAAARAFADQGANVALLARGTDAIADLSGEIGPTALAIPCDVARWSEVARAVDATVSAFGGLDVVVNNAGMIEPIGGLAKVDPGAWGNAIDVNLKGVYHVMRAAVPVMLAQRSGTAITVSSGAASHALGGWSAYCASKAGAKMLTECLHAEHGATLRVMGLSPGTVATQMQREIKASGIGPVAQLDWSDHIPPEWVARALVWMCTEAADDLRGTEVSLRDGGVRGRIGLA, from the coding sequence GTGACCGATCTGACTGGCAAGACCATCCTCATCACCGGGGCATCGCGCGGCATCGGCGCCGCCGCCGCCCGCGCCTTCGCGGATCAGGGGGCGAACGTGGCCCTGCTTGCAAGGGGAACCGACGCCATCGCCGATCTGTCCGGCGAGATCGGTCCCACCGCGTTGGCCATCCCTTGCGACGTCGCCCGCTGGTCCGAGGTGGCCCGGGCCGTCGATGCCACGGTCTCGGCCTTCGGCGGGCTGGACGTCGTCGTGAACAACGCCGGCATGATCGAGCCGATCGGCGGTCTGGCCAAGGTCGATCCCGGCGCCTGGGGCAACGCGATCGACGTGAACCTGAAGGGCGTCTACCACGTCATGCGCGCGGCCGTTCCGGTCATGCTGGCGCAGCGGTCCGGCACGGCGATCACCGTCAGCTCGGGCGCGGCGAGCCATGCGCTGGGCGGCTGGTCGGCCTATTGCGCGTCGAAGGCCGGCGCGAAGATGCTGACGGAATGCCTGCATGCCGAACACGGCGCCACCTTGCGCGTCATGGGGCTGTCGCCGGGCACCGTGGCGACCCAGATGCAGCGCGAGATCAAGGCCAGCGGCATCGGCCCGGTCGCGCAGCTGGACTGGTCGGACCATATCCCGCCCGAATGGGTGGCGCGCGCCCTGGTCTGGATGTGCACCGAGGCGGCGGACGATCTGCGCGGCACCGAAGTCTCGCTGCGCGACGGGGGCGTTCGGGGCCGGATCGGGCTGGCGTGA
- a CDS encoding enoyl-CoA hydratase/isomerase family protein: MIRADRDGDALTLTIDRPGRANSLTAAMLSDMARHVEDARDLRLLILTGAGDKAFSAGADLEEARAGLATSPLWERLSGAVATVPCLTVAALNGTLAGGAFGMALACDIRLSVPQASFFYPVAKLGFLPQPSDPVRLAALVGPARAKLILAGGARLDASEALSFGLIDRIVPDPVAAARDLAPGAAGHVAAIKAMVP, from the coding sequence GTGATCCGCGCCGACCGGGATGGCGATGCCCTGACGCTGACGATCGACAGACCGGGCCGTGCGAATTCGCTGACCGCCGCGATGCTGTCGGACATGGCCCGCCATGTCGAGGACGCCCGCGACCTGCGTCTGTTGATCCTGACGGGGGCGGGGGACAAGGCCTTCAGCGCCGGCGCCGATCTAGAGGAGGCACGTGCGGGCCTCGCCACGTCGCCTCTGTGGGAGCGTCTATCGGGGGCCGTCGCCACCGTCCCCTGCCTGACCGTTGCGGCGCTGAACGGCACGCTCGCGGGCGGTGCCTTCGGCATGGCGCTCGCCTGCGACATCCGTCTGTCGGTGCCGCAGGCGTCGTTCTTCTATCCGGTGGCGAAGCTCGGCTTCCTGCCGCAGCCCTCCGACCCCGTTCGCCTCGCGGCGCTGGTCGGGCCGGCACGGGCCAAGCTGATCCTGGCCGGAGGGGCCCGGCTAGACGCGTCGGAGGCGCTCAGCTTCGGCCTGATCGACCGGATCGTGCCCGATCCCGTCGCCGCCGCGCGCGATCTGGCCCCGGGAGCGGCTGGTCATGTGGCCGCGATCAAGGCGATGGTGCCCTGA
- a CDS encoding NADPH-dependent 2,4-dienoyl-CoA reductase — MTQYPHLLAPLDLGHVTLKNRVLMGSMHTNLEETKDWNRVAEFYATRARGGVALMVTGGMAPSREGGVFPGAAGLFTDQDIANHRIVTDRVHDAGGLIAMQILHAGRYAYGPECVAPSPIKSPISPFPPKELDAGGIEKQIADFVTATVRAREAGYDGVEIMGSEGYFLNQFLVTHTNKRTDEWGGSYENRMRLPVEVVRRCREAVGPDFIIIYRLSMIDLIPNGSTHAEVVQLAHAVEEAGATMINTGIGWHEARIPTIATSVPRAAFAWVTKKLRGKVGIPLITSNRINTPEVGDRVLAEGCADMVSMARPFLADPDFVAKAMAGKAAEIAPCIACNQACLDHTFGGKISSCLVNPRACHETELVVAPTDVPKSIAVVGAGPAGLSTAITAAERGHRVTLFDRAAKVGGQLNMAKVIPGKEEFIGFVEWYEHMLDVHGVEVRLNIEVTPETLAGFDEVVIATGVTPRDPQIEGQDDAKVVSYIDVLRGGARVGARVAVVGAGGIGFDVSDYLVHDGHSATENLPEWLTDWGVADPEAHRGGLAPEGPQPGKPARRVTLLQRKAEAPGKRLGKTTGWIHRAALRMKDVKMIGGVNYERVTQDGLLISHGETRENPTVIEADTIVLCAGQLPDRGLADALAAKGIAAHVIGGADVAAELDAKRAIDQGTRLAATL, encoded by the coding sequence ATGACCCAGTATCCGCACCTGCTCGCCCCGCTCGACCTCGGTCATGTGACGCTGAAGAACCGCGTCCTGATGGGGTCCATGCACACGAACCTGGAGGAGACGAAGGACTGGAACCGGGTCGCGGAATTCTACGCCACCCGCGCCCGGGGCGGCGTCGCGCTGATGGTCACGGGCGGCATGGCGCCCAGCCGCGAGGGCGGGGTGTTTCCGGGCGCCGCGGGCCTGTTCACCGACCAGGACATCGCCAACCACCGCATCGTCACCGACCGCGTGCACGATGCGGGCGGCCTGATCGCGATGCAGATCCTGCATGCCGGGCGCTATGCCTACGGCCCTGAATGCGTGGCGCCCAGCCCGATCAAGTCGCCGATCTCGCCATTTCCGCCGAAGGAGCTGGACGCAGGCGGGATCGAGAAGCAGATCGCGGATTTCGTCACCGCCACGGTCAGGGCGCGCGAGGCCGGGTATGACGGCGTGGAGATCATGGGGTCGGAGGGGTATTTCCTGAACCAGTTCCTGGTGACCCATACCAACAAGCGCACCGACGAATGGGGTGGCAGCTACGAGAACCGGATGCGGCTGCCGGTGGAGGTCGTGCGCCGGTGCCGCGAGGCCGTGGGCCCGGACTTCATCATCATCTACCGCCTGTCGATGATCGATCTGATCCCCAATGGGTCCACCCATGCCGAGGTCGTGCAACTGGCCCACGCGGTCGAGGAGGCGGGCGCCACGATGATCAACACCGGCATCGGCTGGCACGAGGCGCGGATCCCCACGATCGCCACGTCGGTTCCCCGCGCGGCCTTCGCCTGGGTCACGAAGAAGCTGCGCGGCAAGGTCGGCATCCCTCTGATCACGTCGAACCGGATCAATACGCCCGAGGTCGGCGACCGGGTCCTGGCCGAAGGTTGCGCCGACATGGTGTCGATGGCGCGCCCGTTCCTGGCCGACCCCGACTTCGTCGCCAAGGCCATGGCCGGCAAGGCGGCGGAAATCGCGCCATGCATCGCCTGCAACCAGGCCTGCCTGGATCACACCTTCGGCGGCAAGATCAGCTCCTGCCTCGTCAACCCGCGCGCCTGCCACGAGACGGAGCTGGTCGTCGCCCCGACGGACGTGCCCAAATCCATCGCCGTGGTGGGTGCCGGACCGGCGGGCCTGTCGACCGCGATCACCGCAGCCGAGCGGGGGCACCGTGTCACGTTGTTCGACCGGGCGGCGAAGGTCGGGGGGCAACTGAACATGGCCAAGGTCATCCCGGGCAAGGAGGAGTTCATCGGCTTCGTCGAATGGTACGAACACATGCTCGACGTCCACGGGGTGGAGGTGCGGCTGAACATCGAAGTCACGCCCGAGACGCTGGCCGGGTTCGACGAGGTCGTCATCGCCACCGGCGTCACCCCCCGGGATCCGCAGATCGAGGGGCAGGACGATGCGAAGGTCGTCAGCTATATCGACGTGCTGCGCGGCGGGGCCCGGGTCGGCGCCCGCGTCGCGGTCGTCGGCGCGGGCGGGATCGGGTTCGACGTGTCGGACTATCTGGTCCATGACGGCCATTCCGCGACCGAGAACCTGCCCGAATGGCTGACCGACTGGGGCGTCGCCGACCCCGAGGCCCATCGCGGCGGCCTGGCCCCCGAAGGGCCGCAGCCGGGCAAGCCCGCGCGTCGGGTCACGCTTCTGCAACGCAAAGCCGAGGCGCCGGGCAAGCGGCTGGGCAAGACCACCGGCTGGATCCACCGCGCGGCGCTGCGGATGAAGGACGTCAAGATGATCGGCGGCGTGAATTACGAGCGCGTCACCCAGGACGGTTTGCTGATCAGCCATGGCGAGACGCGCGAGAACCCGACCGTGATCGAGGCGGACACGATCGTCCTCTGCGCGGGGCAGTTGCCGGATCGCGGGCTGGCCGATGCGCTGGCGGCGAAGGGGATCGCGGCGCATGTCATCGGCGGGGCCGACGTGGCCGCGGAACTCGACGCCAAGCGCGCCATCGATCAGGGCACGCGGCTGGCCGCCACGCTCTGA
- a CDS encoding FkbM family methyltransferase, giving the protein MARFEIGGIRLDVPRALLTSSIRRRLESGDYEKFEAASARRLVQAGNRVLELGTGAGFVTNVCAMAAGPANVVTVEANPDLLPVIRRNLRLNGNAAATVLHGAVGGHDAGATLAFRQSPAFWASAIADGTGRGPEIEVPVLRLPDLLAEYRPAVVIMDIEGAEADLFDAPWPDHVQAVLMELHPKRYPDTVIGRIFDTMSESGLIYAPFLSRGPVVGFRRRGLPPI; this is encoded by the coding sequence GTGGCGAGATTCGAGATCGGGGGCATCCGCCTCGACGTGCCGCGCGCGCTGCTCACGTCCAGCATTCGAAGACGGCTCGAGTCCGGCGATTATGAGAAGTTCGAAGCCGCGTCGGCCCGGCGGCTCGTGCAGGCCGGCAACAGGGTGCTGGAACTGGGCACAGGGGCGGGGTTCGTGACGAATGTCTGCGCGATGGCCGCCGGTCCGGCCAACGTCGTGACCGTCGAGGCGAATCCCGACCTTTTGCCGGTGATCCGACGCAACCTTCGCCTGAACGGCAACGCCGCCGCAACGGTCCTGCATGGCGCCGTGGGCGGCCATGATGCGGGGGCCACGCTGGCCTTTCGCCAGTCGCCCGCCTTCTGGGCCTCCGCCATCGCCGACGGCACCGGGCGCGGACCCGAGATCGAGGTCCCCGTTCTGCGGCTGCCGGACCTTCTGGCCGAATATCGCCCCGCCGTCGTCATCATGGATATCGAAGGCGCCGAGGCGGACCTCTTCGACGCCCCTTGGCCCGACCACGTGCAGGCCGTACTGATGGAGTTGCACCCCAAACGCTATCCGGACACGGTGATCGGCCGCATCTTCGACACCATGTCCGAAAGCGGCCTGATCTATGCGCCGTTTTTGTCGCGCGGGCCGGTGGTCGGGTTCCGTCGCCGGGGCCTGCCGCCGATCTGA
- a CDS encoding MBL fold metallo-hydrolase, whose product MTNPDVSSFFDEATNAVCHIVADPGSDACAIVDSILDFDMASGEIATTSADAVLAEVARRKLRVEWVLETHVHADHLSAMPYIAEKTGAKMGIGARIDEVQRVFGKVFNAGTDFQMDGSQFDVLFADGDSFDIGGLRARVIHTPGHTPACVTYVIGDAAFVGDTLFMPDYGTARCDFPGGSAEQLYDSIQRVLALPDETRLFLCHDYKAPGRDEFRWETTVAAEKAGNVHVGGGRSQAEFVAFRTERDAKLGMPKLIIPSIQVNMRAGQLPPPEEDGETYLKVPIGRMRRL is encoded by the coding sequence ATGACGAACCCCGACGTCAGCAGTTTTTTCGACGAGGCCACGAACGCCGTTTGCCACATCGTGGCGGACCCCGGATCGGATGCCTGCGCCATCGTCGACTCAATCCTCGATTTCGACATGGCATCGGGCGAGATCGCGACCACCTCGGCCGATGCGGTCCTGGCCGAGGTCGCGCGCCGAAAGCTGCGCGTGGAATGGGTGCTGGAGACGCATGTCCATGCCGACCACCTGTCGGCCATGCCCTACATCGCCGAGAAGACCGGCGCGAAGATGGGGATCGGCGCCCGCATCGACGAGGTGCAGCGCGTCTTCGGCAAGGTCTTCAACGCCGGCACCGATTTCCAGATGGACGGCAGCCAGTTCGACGTCCTCTTCGCCGATGGGGACAGCTTCGATATCGGCGGGTTGCGGGCAAGGGTGATCCACACGCCAGGCCACACGCCGGCTTGCGTGACCTACGTGATCGGCGACGCGGCCTTCGTGGGCGACACGCTGTTCATGCCGGATTACGGCACGGCACGCTGCGACTTTCCGGGCGGTTCGGCGGAGCAGCTTTATGACAGCATCCAGAGGGTGCTGGCCCTGCCCGACGAGACGCGGCTGTTCCTTTGCCACGACTACAAGGCGCCCGGGCGCGACGAATTTCGATGGGAGACGACGGTGGCCGCCGAGAAGGCCGGAAACGTCCATGTCGGCGGCGGACGCAGCCAGGCGGAGTTCGTGGCCTTCCGGACCGAGCGGGACGCGAAGCTCGGCATGCCGAAGCTGATCATTCCCTCGATCCAGGTGAACATGCGGGCGGGGCAACTGCCGCCGCCCGAAGAGGATGGCGAGACCTACCTGAAGGTCCCGATCGGTCGCATGAGGCGGCTTTGA
- a CDS encoding Hsp70 family protein encodes MAGARQTLGVDFGTSNSAAGYLRDGQPHLVRMASGQTSLPTTFFFAFDTRRTLMGVPANQALLEGAEGRFMRALKRVLGTSLMHETRQILNERVTFVDIIGRFLAVMKARAEAEAGVTFDRVLSGRPVFFHGANDPREARAEDDLRACYLAAGFRDVAFMPEPEAAAIASGALEQPGEIGLIVDIGGGTSDFSLFRSIGTGVEILASHGVRLGGTDFDRAISIDRVMPLFGKGMQLRKALGQGRVTAPNAIFNDLATWEKIPFLYTPQNRRMVAEMARLAEEPVRMERLATVLRDELGHDVAFAVERGKIEANDRDGQARIVLDEVETGLSAPLTAEVLAEILQGPARELLGAAQEVLRLGGIDAARVDRVIYVGGSSLMSMVSGAMRATFPGAVHSFSDVFTAVARGLVRATADP; translated from the coding sequence ATGGCAGGGGCACGCCAGACGCTGGGCGTCGATTTCGGCACGTCGAATTCGGCCGCCGGCTATCTCCGGGATGGTCAACCCCATCTCGTACGGATGGCGTCGGGTCAGACGTCGCTTCCGACCACGTTCTTCTTCGCCTTCGACACGCGGCGGACGCTTATGGGGGTGCCGGCGAACCAGGCCCTGCTGGAGGGGGCGGAGGGGCGGTTCATGCGGGCGCTCAAGCGCGTGCTGGGCACGTCGCTCATGCACGAGACGCGCCAGATCCTGAACGAGCGGGTGACCTTCGTCGACATCATCGGGCGGTTCCTCGCAGTGATGAAGGCCCGCGCCGAGGCCGAGGCGGGCGTGACCTTCGACCGGGTCCTGTCCGGGCGCCCGGTCTTCTTTCACGGCGCGAACGATCCGCGCGAGGCCCGGGCCGAGGACGACCTGCGCGCCTGCTACCTGGCCGCGGGGTTTCGGGACGTGGCCTTCATGCCCGAGCCCGAGGCGGCCGCCATCGCCAGCGGCGCCCTGGAGCAGCCGGGGGAGATCGGCCTCATCGTCGATATCGGCGGCGGCACCTCGGATTTCTCATTGTTCCGGTCGATCGGGACGGGCGTGGAGATCCTGGCCAGCCACGGGGTCCGTCTCGGCGGCACGGATTTCGACCGCGCGATCAGCATCGACCGGGTGATGCCGCTCTTCGGCAAGGGCATGCAGCTCCGCAAGGCGCTGGGGCAGGGCCGGGTGACCGCGCCGAACGCGATCTTCAACGATCTGGCCACGTGGGAGAAGATCCCCTTCCTCTATACGCCGCAGAACCGCCGCATGGTCGCCGAAATGGCGCGGCTGGCCGAGGAGCCGGTCCGGATGGAACGGCTCGCCACCGTACTTCGGGACGAGCTGGGCCATGACGTCGCCTTTGCGGTGGAGCGCGGCAAGATCGAGGCCAACGACCGCGACGGGCAGGCCCGCATCGTCCTGGACGAGGTGGAGACGGGACTGTCCGCACCCCTGACGGCGGAGGTCTTGGCCGAAATCCTGCAAGGGCCCGCGCGCGAACTTCTGGGCGCCGCGCAGGAGGTGCTGCGCCTTGGGGGCATTGATGCCGCGCGGGTCGACCGCGTGATCTATGTCGGCGGGTCCAGCCTGATGTCGATGGTCTCGGGCGCGATGCGCGCGACCTTTCCCGGCGCGGTGCATTCCTTCTCCGACGTCTTCACCGCCGTCGCCCGGGGCCTGGTCCGGGCGACGGCGGATCCCTAG
- a CDS encoding outer membrane lipoprotein carrier protein LolA yields MRILTLAATLIALAMPASAQISVGEISRYLNSFRTAKSEFTQINADGSISTGDLSISRPNKARFDYDAPNKGLVIAGGGQVAVFDAVSNTPPEQYPLSQTPLSLILANNVDLGRSGMLVRHGGDATQTSVTLQDPAHPEYGNIQLVFTPSPTTLRQWVITDDTGSQTTVILGDMQTGASLGSSLFNIPVEMQRRGLSN; encoded by the coding sequence ATGCGTATCCTGACCCTCGCCGCGACGTTGATCGCCCTCGCCATGCCTGCCTCGGCCCAGATTTCGGTGGGCGAGATCAGCCGCTACCTCAACAGCTTCCGCACCGCCAAGTCCGAGTTCACGCAGATCAACGCCGATGGCTCGATCTCGACGGGCGACCTTTCGATCAGTCGCCCGAACAAGGCGCGCTTCGACTACGATGCGCCGAACAAGGGTCTGGTGATCGCCGGTGGCGGGCAGGTGGCGGTGTTCGACGCGGTCTCGAACACCCCGCCCGAGCAGTACCCGCTGTCGCAGACCCCGCTCAGCCTGATCCTGGCGAACAATGTCGATCTTGGCCGGTCGGGAATGCTGGTGCGCCACGGCGGCGACGCGACGCAGACCTCAGTGACACTTCAGGACCCGGCGCACCCGGAATACGGCAATATCCAGCTGGTCTTCACGCCGAGCCCCACCACCCTGCGCCAATGGGTCATCACCGACGATACCGGCTCGCAGACGACGGTGATCCTGGGTGACATGCAAACCGGCGCGTCGCTGGGCAGCAGCCTGTTCAACATTCCGGTCGAGATGCAACGCCGCGGCCTGTCGAACTGA